The genomic DNA CTTTGCTACTAGAAACCATACCCTAGCTGTCGTACCATAAATACTATTCTTTCATTGGTAGGCCCATAAATGACCATAACCATCCAAAATTCCAACCATCTACAAAGAAATATCAGCCTTTATTAATTTCCCTTCTTATATTGATCGCAACTTGtcattctttatatatttattatccTCCTCCACCGGAGGGAGCCTTCGAACATTAACATGGCATTAATCCTCAGATTTGTGCACTTTCTCTCTATTGTATACTCCTTGTTCATCATCACCACCAGAACTGGCGGCGTCATGGCGGCGTCTCCGGTCATCAAAGCGGGTTATTATCCGTCGTGGGCTTTAGATAATCTCCCACCTTCAGCCATAAACACATCATTTCTCACCCACGTCTTTTATGCTTTTCTTGTGCCCAACAATGTTACCTTTGAGTTTAACATTTCAAATTCAGAGGCTGCAATCCTCTCAAACTTCACCGCCACACTTCATCACAAGAACCCCCAAGTGAAGACTCTTTACTCCATAGGTGGCGGTGGTATTGAGCCCAACCCTTTTGCTGCCATGGCCTCTGCCGCCTCCTCTCGTCGAACTTTCATACATTCAACAATAGAGGTTGCGCGTAAATACGGGTTTGATGGGATTGACCTTGATTGGGAGTTCCCTGAAAGCCCAAAAGAAATGGATGATTTTGCCCACTTACTGAAAGAATGGAGGCAAGCAGTCCAAAGGGAGGCTAGGAGCACAAATAGGCCTCCCCTATTGCTCACCGCCGCCGTGTACTACTCGGCAGACTTCTTAACCCACGGCAGCCGCCGCTCGTACCCGGCGGTTTCAATCAAGGAGAACTTGGATTGGATCAATGTGATGTGCTACGATTATCATGGATCGTGGGATACGTCGGTGACGGGGGCCCATGCAGCATTGTTTGATCCGAAAACTAATCTGAGCTCGATCTATGGGCTTAAGTCGTGGATCAAGGCTGGAGTGCCGGGAAGAAAGGTGGTGATGGGCTTGCCGCTCTATGGGAAAACATGGAAGCTCAAAGACCCAAATCTTCATGGGGTTGCAGCACCCGCCATTGGTGTTGGTCCGGGAAAAGAAGGTGTGCTACTTTTCTCAGAGGTGGAAGCATTCAATAAGAGGACCAAGGCTACCATTGCATATGATGTGGACACTGCATCAGTCTATTCTTTTACCGGGACAACGTGGGTTGGATACGATGATGCTCTGTCGATAACAATGAAGATTGGGTTTGCTCAGGCCCTTGGGCTTCGTGGGTATTTCTTTTGGGCCATCAGTTATGACAACGAATGGAAAATTACGACACAAGGTATTCTCCTTTCtcaaagttaaaaacaaaaaacaaaaaaattccacagatctttttcttgtttatttagaGTTCATTTGGCTCCGCAGATTTTCCATGTTATTAACATTTTGTTGAATTTGTTGATATGCAGCATCAAGGGCATGGATAGTTGATAAATGAGATTGGAGCTTTCATTATTTACCCTGTTTTACCCAGCTATTAGCTCTCGATAGATTCCTTAGTGTACCATATTTGATTACAAAGGAACTGCAGAATTTTTAGAAGGCAAGTCTCGTATGCCTGCCAAGAATAGTATTGAATAGGCTTCTGTGTGTTTCCTATGGGGAATTCCCCTTAATGTTCTTAGTAAATGAGTCTTTGCAAATGAGTCATTTGCTGATTCATTTCGATGTTGTCTGCTGTATCCTCTGATTAGGTTGCTTGAGTCTATGTTGCTGTAATGCTGTGTTTCGAACTTCAATGCTTTAATGGAATGACTTCTTTATCCCAAaacagaataataaaaaaaaaataaaaaaaatcatgctgATTTATCACATAAATGAAATCAAAAGATAGAAAGTACTCGTCTGAATTCGCGTATAAACTCATTTCTAACTCAAAAAAATCATTGACCAGTCAACAGGGTCAAGGGGAAAACCCTAGCTATAGTGGTAAAATATTAGggtttacaaaaacaaaaccgcAAAACTTGAGCAATATAATAAGAATGCCTGAAGCATCTCCAGAGTCCAGACCACCAACAGTGAGGCTTTTTGACATGAGAAATGACTTCAGTAATGTTGTCAGCATCAATTGATTGTTAGATACAATTCCtacttaaatttttgtaaagtcCTGCAGATTGCATATAATACCACACATCCTTATTCAAATTCTCTTCACTTTGAAGGCCAATAGCTGAAATATCAAGACAACTGAtcttgaaaaggaaaagaaaagattaaaatgaTTACCATTATTATCGGCATTAGCCTCTATGGCCAAAGGTACTGAAATTAGCTTTGCTTTTTTCTCAACCATTCAACAAAATTATCAACAATCACGGCCCAAGATTCAAGGGGGTCATATTGTTGAAGGTCTGGAAAACTTATCTGCCAAAGAAGAAACACAAATGATTTGAATAGTATCTAAAAGCACCAGTGCAAAAGGGGTTGATTATACCTATCATCAATTAACTGCAACATATTACAGAATTATAGCATGCATTTCCCCACACTGTATGAATGAAGCATATATCCAGGATTAATTAGTTCTCTACAGCCACAGAAGACTCATAAATGGATCCCAGGAATAGtatacataaattttttttttttaaaaaaaaaaaacattagaaagGCAAAAGTAACATGACAGATTGACAGTATAACCATCCAAACACAAGACATTTCCCAGTATAGAACAACTTTCCCATTCTTGAGCAGTATCGGACATGATATTAAAGGACATCAGGATACTGAAGTTTTATTGGGGTAGGCATGATTAATAATATAACCTATCCAatggagtttttatttttcccttttttcatGGTTTCAACTACACCAGAGATCaatgtaagaaaaaataatgatgaaaattatgtcaaaaaaattgctTACGTCACAGCAAAAACGATAGAAGTTCATCCATTGGTCCATGCTTAGCATCTGATAATCACTCTGGAGCTGCCAGAAAATTCAAGTCCATGCATATCATAAAacttatcatgaaacaaatgTTAGACCAACAAAAAGTACTTGGGATTACGTCCAAGAATAATAGAAACCCACCTTTAGATATTCAGTTATTGAATCAACCTGAGCAGGAAATTTGGAACCCAGAACAAGATTCAGCAATTGACAAAAGGTCTCAACGTCTACAAACCTTTGCTTCTCTTCTGAAAATATCATCAACATCAGACCGGCTAAACAATGTGTGTATTTGTGTGAGTGCGCACACGTAAGTGGGGGGAGAGAGGGAGCAAGAAGATAACAGAAcattatcaagaaaaaaaaaatgtcatttccATTTAATTGAAAGTTGGATGCCAGTCAACATCAAGCTCACCTGTTAGGCAGTATTGAAACGCATAAGCATAGAAATCCACGAAGTTTGATGGCTTCATCACCTATTCAACACAAAAAATCAAGATCATTACCATCATCCATTTTCTGCCTTTCCAGAAGCAGTCAGTGCCATGTCTGAAAATAACTATTCCAGGTGACTCCCAGAGAATAAACGTACCTCTTTCTCAAGTGCTGGAAGTGCTTTCTTTAATTTGTCCAGACTGTTGACATTTAGAGCTGTCAGGCCAGTTCGCCACTCATCCTAATAGTGTGATCATAGCATTTTGATAAACATCAAAAGATGAGACAAAAACAACTTCAAGTTACTGTAACTTTTGATCAACGAATGGCATAGGCAATACATATTATGGCAAGTCTGTGGACCACCTAGACATCccaaaagttaattttgaaaatacgGAAACATTGAGAGCTCCTAGAGTAATCTTCGTTTACAAGAATACAGATAAAGCAAATTTTTggcattttcaaataaatcaaGAAAGTAGTGTATAAACCACTTTTGGATAGCTAATATAACTAACAGTACTATGATAGTGCAATGAGAGCCATGTCAAGGATAGAATGTCATCCACATTAGCCATTGCAGGATGTTCTAACACTCACCATAAGCCTGAAGAAGAAGTATGTTACAATTCTTAATAAGCCCCATATTTAGATTAACATAGGAAATACCTTGCAGCTCTTAAAATCTTTTTCGCTAATCCTAGATCTCTTGGAGTTGCTTACTGGTCTCTTATTGTGGCAGAGGAAGATAATTTTGACTGTTCCTAGGCCCTAAGAGGTGGTTCTAAATTAGGTCCTTTAATTATAACCCTTGATtgtccaaaataataatttattatccaGCTAAAAGCTCTTCTTTTGTCCCTCATGAGCAGTCTAAAATTTCCATTTTCACTGACAGCCATGCAGAACTGAATACTCACAGTAAATCAGATGAATCCCTATATTCTTCCTCCCACCATGGAACGATGTGTCTCTACACAAAAAGAGTTACTTATTATCCTCTCAGTTCGTTTCCAGGTTGCAGCTTCTATTCTGTCTTGGTCCTCAGACTGGGTTGTCGTGGGTGATTCCCATGTCACTGACTGATTATCTCAAAGTCAGCATATAAATTTTTGCCACAGAGATATAGAAGTTTTGAATATTCGCCTCCACTTGGCTTTCACTTGAGGTATctcaaaacttaaaagaaaacttcAGAATTTACAGGGAGAAGATATAAGCATATACTTGATTTTGAGATCTCATCTATGAAACTTTACTTTTTCATAGGGAGAAGATGTTTGTGGAAGAGTGAAGTATAAAGAGTGGGAGGGTGTCCTTTTCAGTTAAAGGTTCTTTTTCTTCACTTAGGTGGCAGATTTTCTTTGGGTATCTCCCTTTACTAGTTGATCGCAAGTGcggtcgcagttccagggactcCTGCGCTCaatcatgcgctcgatcgccgaAACAGGGGCCATCGGTCGCAGTTCCAAGGACTTCATCCTCCAAAACAGGGGAATTGCGCTCAATTGCAatcaaggtgcgatcgatcgcagttccagggGCCACTTCTTTTGCGCCGCGAGTCTGGGATCGTGTCACCATCTTTTGGGGCGTCTTCACACACTTATCCATTCGGGTCTTCCTCATATACTCCCAGGCGTTGTAGTCTACATCACTAGTGATTCTCGGGGTGCATATATTTGAACAAGTATGTGTTTTGTGTGAATTTGTCAGCCATCAAATAAGTTACACATTCATTGGATCAGAGCATGTCATACGGTTGACAACCAGGAAATAAGAATACATGTTATAATATCAACAGGAGAAGCAACTCTCAGGCTTACCTTAGAAAAATAACCCTGCCTTTCAGCTTTCATCTTCCTGTAATGTAGACAAGCGCATTTATAATAAACATTAGGATATAAATCAGAATGAATAATGGGCCCAGTAAAATGTCCACAAAAAACAACATACCAAGCAAGCATCAAGATCCTAACATCAGTATGGCCCACTCCCACATCAGAACAAAGTGCTTCAATTCCTTCCGGACTGTTCAAGCAAATATAAGTGAATGAGAAAATCAATAACCATGTAAGGATGCATATCTGACCAACTAGAGTTACATCAACTTCTTCAATTCATGGCATCCAGCAAATCAAGGAATTGATAGAGATGTGTATTCTTTCTATGTATCATCATAACAAATTGACTGAATTTTCATcgaagaaagaaaatgacaacGCATACtggcacatttttttttaacatttattacCAAATGCAACGAAATTACCcataataagaaataaataaaaattaaaaattaataaagcaaACTTGACTTCTGAGAaggaataataaaaaatgatacaaGTTGCAGATGGGCTTGAAACCACATATTGATGAACAAGGACGGAAAAGACTGGAATGTCAATTCTATCAAAAAGACTAACAGTTCAATTATTTAGAAATACACCACCCCCAAAAGAATGGGCCATATGATTCTAAGGTTAATTTACTCAAATTTCCATTAGTGTAAACACTAACCTGGATTGGCAAACCTGATGGACTGGAGCACACCGGTTTCAAAGATATCCACAAATGGAGCACATCCAAATTATCAATGGAAATGTATAATTTATGTGTAATACAAACCATCTACTATTTCGTGTTATATATAGTAACCCCACATTTAATTGTAGGTCATCTTAAAAATAGGTCACATTATATATAGAGCATAAACACTACATTTTTGACATTTGAACTTTAGAATTAGAAACAAGTCAAGCATCCCTGCCCTAGAGGTTAAAAACTGACAATCCAGATaacggaaatttttttgatgaaacaGAAAGTTGCATTAAGAATGTCAAGGAACTCCTTCCGATAATGTTAGGAAACTCTTAATCGATGAGTTGGTTCCATGTTCGCGATTGATCACTCCACTCATGGGATTGGAGCTAATTACCAGTCTAACCATGTAGTAGCTAAAGTATGCGATTAAAATTCATAACAAGACCAAGGATCATTATCATATGGCCTACAAGTATTTAGATAGTAAAACCCTTTTTGAGGCTAATATGCATCTCCAGAGGTCAGATGACATGATCCCATAATGAAAGTCAAGATTAAACCATGATCAGCAATGCTAACAGGATATAGTTCAAGCTACAAGCTCAAGAACTGACAAGCAACAAGAAAATCACATTAAAGGTCCAAACATGCATGCTATTTGCAAGAAACTGGAGATCTATGTTGGTCGATGCACAAGTAGTGAAAAAGAACTACCAGGTACCCAAAAGAAATTCTTAAAGCAATCACACAATGAGACAatgcaaatgataaaataaaagaatgttcCTGATGAGTAACCAACTCAAATATTAAACATTAGAAAAAGTTCCAGGGTAAGAGATGGTAAACTATAAatcataaaacaaacaacaaaattactaCATTTAGATGAGTAGTTGGGAAGATAACAGCAACCTGACAACAAACACAGATGAACTGTAAATCACTTACTCAATCAGGCCTATAGATTGATTGGCATATAAATCATATAGGCAATCTATTCGTCCCATCTTTCTGAGTAAAGCTTTACCTGAGGATTAATACATGAAATAGAATAGTAAGAACACTTAATAATGTAGAAAAAACAAGGAAACCTCAATCAAATGATGGCAAAACCATACACTTTGCAGactaatatatatcaaataaccaaaacaaaaaactgtacaaaattattcattttattttccttacTGATATACAGACTTGCTTGATATAGGAAGGTTCCAATAGTCAAGGCTTACGCCAATAAATGCTGAAACATGTAATATTGAGGAAAGGCTTCACACTCTGAATTGTGACTTCAAATACTAGAGATAAGGACATATTTTGCAGAAATTCTCAAACATGATCATGTTGCTAATCTGTAAAAGCTTCCAGAAAGTACTTCAGTGGAAGCACTTACTAGCTAAAAGATGCTCAATAATAAGCACACATGTGAATAACTTCTTATCATTCACAACATTTCAATCTAACAGATAATGCTTGCCTATTGACATcttgatgcagcgtgacttggTGGGCTGTAGCGAAAATAATAAACAGcggataaataattctagatcttgagtctatcaatgatctgagaattcttctcaaaatatagagtctatctatgatttcaaggaaaaatatgaagaaaactcacctatgagtaattcttattcaacaaaattcaataaacaacCTAAACTCCTCTtatctagaggctataagcatatatttatagcccaaaacccaaaacctaataaaatatgacataaataccctcaaaaccctaaacctaataaaataacgacaCAAAGACTcgcaaaaccctaaccctaataaaataacaacataaagtcagtttagaaaataaaacaaactaacaGCTACGCAATCTGCATCACATCTTATACGACTTTTCCTGCCTTATTGCCATTTCAAACAACTCTATCCCGATCATCCGGATGTCATGTCATATAGTTCTTTGGGCACCACCATATTAGATAATGACATCAATGTGCATATTCTTATTAAACAGTTGGCTTTATATGGCCAAAAAGGTGAGCACACTCAacccaaaattatatttaagatAAATGTTATTCTCACTCCCACACTTCCAAGTACACACTCCCTCACATAGAAatgaaaatcactattaaattttgaaattatcactattgaatttttgatccaatagtgattttcactaccacatTAGATAGTGTGCACTTAGATGTATCAGAGTTGgagtgtgtagcatttctcttatatttaacCATAGTTTACCAATGTGCAATCCAATGTGCAATTTGGCAATAAGATACTACAGACACAAATTTAGGGGTATTATTATCATTTACAGAAACCATGTGAGGTGAAAAACCATAGATCatcaattcaaatatttacGTAAATGTGGCCCCATTCTGCCCTACAATATCAACAAAACATGACATGTTCCAGAACACTTTTTGGCAAAGCAGTCTGTCTTATTCGTACATATGAAGGGCAAGATAGTAATTCCAGTCCAcccatttaaaagaaaaatcaacaataatatcATACAAGGAAGTTGCGCCTAATGCCAATATATGGCATGCATGACATGTGAGGATTttcccatgaatgtgtggaaaACAAGTAGGACCCACAAGCACATGTGGCCCGTTTTGATTGGCCTAAAGCAACGACTGTGTAGAAGGGTCATGCAATCGGAGCATTGGATTGGAATTAGC from Corylus avellana chromosome ca6, CavTom2PMs-1.0 includes the following:
- the LOC132184087 gene encoding class V chitinase CHIT5b-like — translated: MALILRFVHFLSIVYSLFIITTRTGGVMAASPVIKAGYYPSWALDNLPPSAINTSFLTHVFYAFLVPNNVTFEFNISNSEAAILSNFTATLHHKNPQVKTLYSIGGGGIEPNPFAAMASAASSRRTFIHSTIEVARKYGFDGIDLDWEFPESPKEMDDFAHLLKEWRQAVQREARSTNRPPLLLTAAVYYSADFLTHGSRRSYPAVSIKENLDWINVMCYDYHGSWDTSVTGAHAALFDPKTNLSSIYGLKSWIKAGVPGRKVVMGLPLYGKTWKLKDPNLHGVAAPAIGVGPGKEGVLLFSEVEAFNKRTKATIAYDVDTASVYSFTGTTWVGYDDALSITMKIGFAQALGLRGYFFWAISYDNEWKITTQASRAWIVDK
- the LOC132184088 gene encoding uncharacterized protein LOC132184088 isoform X1, with product MPRKSKRKASAPAVKSSDVDPAPPGKALLRKMGRIDCLYDLYANQSIGLIDPEGIEALCSDVGVGHTDVRILMLAWKMKAERQGYFSKDEWRTGLTALNVNSLDKLKKALPALEKEVMKPSNFVDFYAYAFQYCLTEEKQRFVDVETFCQLLNLVLGSKFPAQVDSITEYLKLQSDYQMLSMDQWMNFYRFCCDISFPDLQQYDPLESWAVIVDNFVEWLRKKQS
- the LOC132184088 gene encoding uncharacterized protein LOC132184088 isoform X3 → MGRIDCLYDLYANQSIGLIDPEGIEALCSDVGVGHTDVRILMLAWKMKAERQGYFSKDEWRTGLTALNVNSLDKLKKALPALEKEVMKPSNFVDFYAYAFQYCLTEEKQRFVDVETFCQLLNLVLGSKFPAQVDSITEYLKLQSDYQMLSMDQWMNFYRFCCDISFPDLQQYDPLESWAVIVDNFVEWLRKKQS
- the LOC132184088 gene encoding uncharacterized protein LOC132184088 isoform X2, which produces MPRKSKRKASAPAVKSSDVDPAPPGKALLRKMGRIDCLYDLYANQSIGLIDPEGIEALCSDVGVGHTDVRILMLAWKMKAERQGYFSKDEWRTGLTALNVNSLDKLKKALPALEKEVMKPSNFVDFYAYAFQYCLTEEKQRFVDVETFCQLLNLVLGSKFPAQVDSITEYLKLQSDYQMLSMDQWMNFYRFCCDFSRPSTI